A single genomic interval of Dromiciops gliroides isolate mDroGli1 chromosome 1, mDroGli1.pri, whole genome shotgun sequence harbors:
- the DRG1 gene encoding developmentally-regulated GTP-binding protein 1, translating into MSGTLAKIAEIEAEMARTQKNKATAHHLGLLKARLAKLRRELITPKGGGGGGPGEGFDVAKTGDARIGFVGFPSVGKSTLLSNLAGVYSEVAAYEFTTLTTVPGVIRYKGAKIQLLDLPGIIEGAKDGKGRGRQVIAVARTCNLILIVLDVLKPLGHKKIIENELEGFGIRLNSKPPNIGFKKKDKGGINLTATCPQSELDAETVKSILAEYKIHNADVTLRSDATADDLIDVVEGNRVYIPCIYVLNKIDQISIEELDIIYKVPHCVPISAHHRWNFDDLLERIWDYLRLVRIYTKPKGQLPDYTSPVVLPDSRTTVEDFCMKIHKNLIKEFKYALVWGLSVKHNPQKVGKDHTLEDEDVIQIVKK; encoded by the exons ATGAGCGGGACCTTAGCCAAGATCGCCGAGATCGAAGCCGAG ATGGCTCGGACCCAGAAGAACAAGGCCACGGCGCACCACCTGGGGCTGCTCAAGGCCCGGCTGGCCAAGCTGCGGCGGGAGCTCATCACCCCGaagggcggcggcggcggcggcccggGAGAAG GCTTTGACGTGGCCAAGACCGGCGACGCGCGGATCGGCTTCGTGGGCTTCCCGTCCGTGGGCAAGTCCACGCTGCTCAGTAACCTGGCCGGGGTGTACTCGGAGGTGGCGGCCTACGAGTTCACCACGCTGACCACCGTGCCCGGCGTCATCAGGTACAAGGGCGCCAAGATCCAG CTTCTAGATCTCCCAGGTATCATTGAAGGTGCCAaagatgggaaggggagaggcCGTCAGGTCATTGCAG TGGCCCGAACCTGCAACTTGATTCTGATCGTCCTGGATGTGCTGAAGCCCCTGGGACATAAGAAGATCATCGAGAATGAGCTCGAAGGTTTTGGGATCCGCTTAAACAGCAAGCCCCCCAACATTGGCTTTAAGAAGAAGGACAAAGGAGGCATCAACCTCACGGCCACG TGTCCCCAGAGTGAGCTAGATGCCGAGACTGTGAAGAGCATCCTGGCAGAATACAAAATCCACAATGCTGACGTGACCCTGCGCAGTGACGCTACAGCTGACGACCTCATTGACGTGGTGGAGGGCAACAG AGTTTACATCCCCTGCATCTATGTGCTGAACAAGATCGACCAGATTTCCATTGAAGAGCTGGACATCATTTATAAGGTGCCTCACTGTGTGCCCATCTCTGCTCACCACCGCTGGAACTTCGATGACCTGCTCGAGAGGATATGGGACTACCTGCGGCTAGTAAGGAT CTACACCAAGCCCAAGGGACAGCTGCCAGACTATACCTCCCCAGTGGTGCTGCCAGACTCCCGGACCACCGTGGAGGACTTCTGCATGAAGATCCACAAAAATCTCATCAAAGAATTCAAGTA tGCCCTGGTCTGGGGTCTGTCTGTGAAGCACAACCCTCAGAAAGTGGGGAAGGACCACACGCTAGAAGATGAGGACGTCATTCAGATAGTGAAAAAGTGA